The Trichomycterus rosablanca isolate fTriRos1 chromosome 15, fTriRos1.hap1, whole genome shotgun sequence genome contains a region encoding:
- the LOC134328837 gene encoding histone H1-like: MVEEAPAPASSAPAKAPKKKTAAKPKKAGPSVGELIVKAVSASKERSGVSLAALKKALSAGGYDVEKNNSRVKLAVKSLVTKDILVQTKGTGASGSFKLNKKQTEVKKPAVKKAAAPKVKKAAKKPAAAKKPKKVTAKKPAAKKSPKKVKKPAAAAKKATKSPKKAKKPATPKKAAKSPKKAKVAKPKTAKPKAAKAKKAAPKKK; encoded by the coding sequence atggtagaagaagctccagcaccggccagctcggcccccgccaaggctcctaaaaagaagaccgcggccaaacccaagaaagcgggtcccagcgtcggcgagctgatcgtcaaagctgtttccgcttccaaggagaggagcggcgtgtccctggccgccctgaagaaagctctgtctgcaggtggatacgacgtggagaagaacaactcccgcgtcaaactcgccgtcaaaagcctggtgaccaaggacatcctggtgcagaccaagggcaccggcgcctcaggctctttcaagctcaacaagaagCAGACCGAGGTGAAGAAACCCGCGGTCAAAAAAGCCGCCGctcctaaagtgaaaaaggCCGCAAAGAAACCCGCCGCTGCAAAGAAGCCCAAGAAGGTAACAGCCAAGAAGCCCGCAGCTAAGAAGTCCCCCAAGAAGGTCAAGAAACCCGCTGCTGCCGCTAAGAAAGCCACCAAGAGCCCCAAGAAGGCTAAGAAGCCGGCGACCCCCAAGAAGGCAGCCAAGAGTCCTAAAAAAGCCAAGGTAGCCAAACCCAAGACCGCTAAACCCAAAGCGGCCAAGGCCAAAAAAGCTGCCCCCAAGAAGAAGTAA
- the LOC134328987 gene encoding histone H2A-like → MSGRGKTGGKARAKAKTRSSRAGLQFPVGRVHRLLRKGNYAERVGAGAPVYLAAVLEYLTAEILELAGNAARDNKKSRIIPRHLQLAVRNDEELNRLLGGVTIAQGGVLPNIQAVLLPKKTEKPSKAK, encoded by the coding sequence ATGAGTGGACGAGGGAAGACCGGTGGTAAGGCTAGAGCTAAGGCCAAGACTCGTTCATCTCGTGCCGGACTTCAGTTCCCCGTGGGCCGTGTTCACAGATTGCTACGTAAGGGTAATTACGCCGAGCGTGTGGGAGCTGGAGCTCCTGTCTACTTGGCTGCCGTGCTGGAGTATCTGACCGCTGAGATCCTCGAGTTGGCTGGTAACGCCGCCAGAGATAacaagaagtctcgtatcatccctcgtcatctgcagttggccgtgcgtaacgacgaggagctgaacagactgcttggaggtgtaaccatcgctcagggcggtgtgctgcctaacatccaggctgttctgtTGCCCAAGAAGACCGAGAAACCATCCAAGGCCAAGTAA
- the LOC134328925 gene encoding histone H3: MARTKQTARKSTGGKAPRKQLATKAARKSAPATGGVKKPHRYRPGTVALREIRRYQKSTELLIRKLPFQRLVREIAQDFKTDLRFQSSAVMALQEASEAYLVGLFEDTNLCAIHAKRVTIMPKDIQLARRIRGERA; encoded by the coding sequence ATGGCAAGAACCAAGCAGACCGCTCGTAAATCCACCGGTGGTAAAGCGCCGAGGAAGCAGCTCGCCACTAAGGCTGCCCGCAAGAGCGCCCCGGCTACTGGCGGTGTGAAGAAACCTCACCGTTACAGGCCAGGTACCGTGGCTCTGCGTGAAATCCGCCGTTATCAGAAGTCCACTGAGCTGCTCATCCGCAAGCTGCCCTTCCAGCGCCTGGTTAGAGAGATCGCTCAGGACTTTAAGACCGATCTGCGCTTCCAGAGTTCTGCCGTCATGGCTCTGCAGGAGGCCAGTGAGGCTTACCTGGTCGGTCTGTTCGAGGACACCAACCTGTGCGCCATCCATGCCAAGAGGGTGACCATCATGCCTAAGGACATCCAGCTGGCCCGCCGTATTCGCGGAGAGCGTGCTTAA